The proteins below come from a single Microtus ochrogaster isolate Prairie Vole_2 chromosome 22, MicOch1.0, whole genome shotgun sequence genomic window:
- the Tpbgl gene encoding trophoblast glycoprotein-like, translating into MAPCAGQRGLWSPLPGLLLVAAALSRPAAPCPFQCYCFGSPRLLLRCASGAELRQPPRDVPPDARNLTIVGANLTVLRAAAFAGGDEEATEGVRLPLLTALRLTHNNIEVVEDGAFDGLPSLAALDLSHNPLHALGARAFRGLPALHSLQLNHALARGGPGMLDALDAALTPLAELRLLGLAGNALSRLPPAALRLPRLEQLDARVNALTGLGPDELRALERDGDLPGPRLLLADNPLICGCTSRPLLAWLHNATERVPDARRLRCASPRALLDRPLVDLDEARMGCADGDANERGEEVDVAGPELEASYVFFGLVLALIGLIFLMVLYLNRRGIQRWMRNLREACRDQMEGYHYRYEQDADPRRAPTPAAPSGSRATSPGSGL; encoded by the coding sequence ATGGCCCCGTGCGCGGGACAGCGGGGGCTCTGGAGCCCGCTGCCGGGGCTGCTGCTCGTGGCAGCGGCGCTGAGCCGGCCCGCCGCGCCCTGTCCCTTCCAGTGCTACTGCTTCGGCAGCCCCCGGCTGCTGTTGCGCTGCGCGTCGGGCGCGGAGCTCCGGCAGCCTCCGCGGGACGTGCCGCCCGACGCGCGCAACCTCACCATCGTGGGCGCCAACCTGACTGTGCTGCGCGCGGCCGCCTTCGCGGGAGGAGACGAGGAGGCGACAGAGGGCGTGCGCCTGCCTCTCCTCACTGCGCTGCGCCTCACACACAACAACATCGAGGTAGTGGAGGACGGCGCCTTCGACGGGCTACCCAGTCTGGCGGCGCTCGACCTGAGCCACAACCCACTTCACGCCCTGGGAGCCCGTGCCTTCCGCGGGCTGCCTGCGCTGCACTCGCTGCAGCTCAATCACGCGCTGGCGCGGGGCGGCCCCGGGATGCTGGATGCCCTGGACGCCGCGCTCACCCCGCTGGCAGAGCTGCGCCTGCTGGGCTTGGCGGGCAATGCGCTGAGTCGCCTGCCGCCCGCCGCGCTGCGCCTGCCTCGCCTGGAGCAGCTGGACGCGCGCGTCAACGCACTGACCGGCCTGGGCCCCGACGAGCTGCGCGCGCTCGAGCGCGATGGCGACTTACCCGGGCCGCGCCTGCTGCTGGCGGACAACCCGCTGATCTGCGGGTGCACCTCGCGCCCCCTGCTGGCCTGGCTCCACAATGCCACCGAGCGCGTGCCCGACGCGCGCCGCCTGCGCTGCGCCTCCCCGCGCGCACTGCTCGATCGGCCACTGGTGGACCTGGACGAGGCGCGGATGGGCTGCGCCGACGGCGATGCTAACGAGCGCGGGGAAGAGGTGGATGTCGCCGGCCCGGAGCTGGAAGCCTCTTACGTCTTCTTCGGCCTGGTGCTGGCACTCATCGGCCTCATCTTCCTCATGGTGCTCTACCTAAACCGCCGTGGCATCCAGCGCTGGATGCGCAACTTGCGCGAGGCCTGCAGGGACCAGATGGAAGGCTACCACTATCGCTATGAGCAGGATGCAGACCCGCGCCGCGCGCCCACTCCGGCTGCCCCCTCCGGTTCCCGGGCCACTTCCCCGGGCTCTGGTCTTTGA